The following DNA comes from Crateriforma spongiae.
GGTCCGCGCCAATACACATCGTGGTTGCCCGCCACCGGATACCACCGCATGTTTAGCCGGTTCATGATTTCTTGGTACTCGGCCGCTTGGTCCAACCATTCATGCGTTTGGTTGTATCCTTGGATCAAGTCGCCGACCGTCATGACCAAATCGGGATCCAACAGATTCGTGTCGACGACCGCCTGTTCCAGCACCTTCAATCCTTCGGGCACGCCACCGGTTCGGTCGCCGTAAACCACAAAGTGAAAAACGTCATCCGCTTGGACCGGCGGCAGGCTTTTGGCGGCCGGGCGCGTGGTCATGATCGCTGCCGACGCATCGGCGACGTGCGAGTGATCGTGATCATGGCCGTCGTGGCTGTGACCGTCGTGTGCCGATACCGGCGTGATGGCGTGCACCAGCCCAAGGCATAAAACGAGGGAAAGGAACGCGTTGGATCGCATCGAATTGGCTCTTGGCAGGATGGAATCAAGTCGTCGTGGACTGTCAAAGAGGCCCACGGGATGTTCAGATTGAAGGTGGCCGCAAGGTCGCGGGTATCATGCGCGAACCCCGGCAGGTCGACAACGATCTGAAAGGGATCGGCGCGAAGAAGATTCAGTGAATTCGCACCGCAGGACCCTCGTCTGGGGTCCATGTTAATCGTCCCACAGGTGCCACGTGTCACAGATGGGAAAAGCGTGGTCTAAAGTCTTTGGCCGGCATGCCGATGGGACCGTTGACGATGCCGGCGTGCAAAACCGAGGATCGCCGGGCGGTCGGAACAGTCGTTTCGCGATCATGAAAAGCATGGAAAAGGATGCAGCGGTGCCAACGGAGTTCACCGACCAGGTGCAGCAGGTCCACGAATCGTCGGAGCTGATCGATGTCGTTTCGCCCACCGGCGAAGTTCGATCCGGCGATGTTGCGCCCGACCCCGGTGATCCGTCGACCGACACGTTGGGCCAGGCCATGGCCGAAGTGATTCGCGTGGCGATGCCGCTGATGATCAGCACGGGCACGTTTTCGGTGGTGCTGTTTGCCGATCGTACGTTCTTGCTGTGGTACGACGGTGCGGCGATGAGCGCATCGATGGCTGCGGGCAATTTGTTCTGGACGCTGATCTGTGTTCCGGTCGGCGTGTCGGGCATGACCGGCGCCGTCGTCAGCCAGTACGTCGGCAGCCGACAACGTGAAATGATCGGTCGCTTTCTATGGCAGGTCGTTTGGTTTGCTTTGGCCACGTTGCCGCTGTTCGGTTTGATCGGAACGCTCGCGCCGACGTTGTTTTCACTGACCGGTCAACCCGCGGGCTTGATCGAATTGGAATCGGCATACCTTCGGCTGCTGATGTGGGGGGCCGGAGGGATCGTTCTGGAATCCGGTTTAAGCGGTTTCTTTGCCGGTACGGAACGGACGCACGTGATCATGTGGGCCAGTATCGCATCGGGCGTCGTGAATCTGGTTTTGGATTGGATGTTCATTTTTGGAATGAACATGGGGCCGCTGCAAATCGAAGCGATGGGCATCATCGGTGCCGGTTGGGCCAGTTTGATCTCGTTCTGGTTCAAGGGCGGGTTGTTCGCATTCTTGTTGGCACGGCCCAAGTTTCAGGAAAGCTATCGGATTCTGGCCGGCATCTCTTTTGATCCCGCGTTGATCCGCAAGTTGTTGTTCTTCGGTTTGCCTTCGGGATTGATGTCGTTAACCGAGGCGGCTGGGTTCACCGCGATCGTCTTGCAAATCGGACAACTGGGGGACTTGCCACTGCGAGCGACCACGATGGCGATCAATTTCAACATGATCGCTTATGTCCCGTTGGTCGGCGTCGCGATCGCCGCATCGGTCCTGGTGGGGCGGCATTTGACCGAAAGTGGTCCGTCACGAGCGGTCAAATCGGTGGCCGGGGCTCTATCGATCGGTTGGATCTATTCGATGGTTTGGGCGGTGTTGTACCTGGCGTTTCCCGATCAACTGCTGGCGCTCTATCAGTGGGGGGACGCATCGGAAGATTCGATGGTGGCGATATCGCTGGCGCGGAACTTGTTGGGGTTCGTCGCCATTTATGTAATCGTCGATGCGACGCAATTGATCGTGGCCGGATCGCTTCGAGGGGCCGGTGACACTTGGTTCGTTTTGCTGTCCGGATTGTTTGCGTCGATCATCGCTTGCAGCATCGGCATCGTTTTCGAACCGGAAACGGGACGGCTGACTTGGTGGTGGTGGGTTGTCACCGGGTGGGTGTTCTTGCTGGCCGCATCAATGGTGGGGCGATTCTTGCAAGGACGCTGGAAATCGATGCGGATGGTGTAGGCGTTTTCTGTTCAGGCGGCTGCCACCCCGACGACAAATTTCCACAACGGCCAGCCCAGCAGGCAGATGCCCACGGCCACCGCGGCAATCGATAAAACCAAGACCGCGCCGGCGGCCATGTCCAGCGCGCGGCCGATCCGCGGATCGAAGCTGGGGTGCACCGTGTGAACCAACGCCTCGAAGGCGCTGTTGGCGACTTCCGCCGCGATCACCACGCCGACGGTCAGCCACAGAATCGCCATGGATGTGGCGGGCAGACGCAGTGCAAACGCCGTCATCAAAACCAGAATGCCGGCCGGAAAGTGGACCCAAAAGCTTTTCTGTCCCCGGACCGCGACGCCGATACCGCGGCTCGCGTCGGCAAACTTTTGACGCCATGTAGATCGTGAATGGGGATCGGTCATTCCAAGCCCTCCACACCTGGCGGCGGAATCAGTTGGCCACCCACACGGCCTCGACCCGTCGGGAAGAATCGCGGCAGAACGAAGAAGTTGAAGCCGACGTTTTCTCGTCCGGCGTCCACCGTGACCTCGAATCCCGTCAAGAAAGATTCACCGATGCGAGTCAGTCCGATCGTTTGTCCGACGTTACCAACGTCGGCAAAGTCATAGGTGGATCCCGCGCGGACGATCCACTTTTCGTTCAAGCGATAATCCAATGATGTCCGCAGGGCTGTGCTGGTCACCGGTCCATCGATGTTGATCAACCCCGCATAGACATCGCCCAAGCCCGGTCGGCTCATGCGTATGCCACCGCTGATGCTGCGCAAACCATCGTCGAAGAAATCGATGTAGCCGTCGCTTAGCAATGAAACGCGATCGCCCAGGTGAAAGCTTGCGTCGTACGTTGTCGGTCCGACCGTTTCGCCATAATTATCACGATCGGCGTCGGGCATCAGGATGGTGTCGATGTCCAACCGCAAGATGTCCGTGATGCGTTCCCGGCCCGGCAAGCCACGTCGTGTTTGGAATCGTTGGTGAACCCCCAAGCGAATCTGTTGCTGGTCGGCCACCACCACATCACTGGGGCTGGTGACGTAGCGTTGGATCCCTTGACGGAATCCATAATCGCGCGGATCGAACTGTGCCGGTAACACACCGCCAAATTGATCGATGATGAATCGACGGCGAAATTGTTCCTGTGCGTTGTCATCGAGCGAATCGTAGTACGGCAAGTCGTCAAAGTTCGCGTCGCTGTCGGCATAAAAGTATTCGCCCACCCATTCGATCTTGTGGGCCAAGCCGCGGACATTCAGCAACGCGCTTTGAATCGTCGGATCGATACGGTACATCGGCAAACTGGCTCGGACGCCCGCTTGTCCGGTCAAACGTGTCAGCGAATCGCCGTTGATGTCTTCGCCGAAATACGTCGCATCGCCACCGACAAAGGGGCTCAGGTTCAGCGGACCCAAGTCCAGCGGAACGGACAATTCGTGTCGCGTTGATGCGATCAAGCCTTGCGCATCGACTTCACCCGGCAGTGTCGTCATCGATGCGGCTTCGACCGGATCGACCGGCGTGTCAGCGATATTCAAATCGACGTAGCCGACTTTGTTGTTCATCGTCCACGTCAACGCGTTGCCCAGCGGCGAAAGTCCGATCGCATAGTGTTCCAGGACGGGCAGTTGCTGTGTTTCTTTGAAGAAGTCATTGACTCTTGCTTCGACGGACAAATCCAACAATTGGCTGCCGCCGTAACGACGAAGCCTTGCACCGGTGGTGTAGTCTTTTTGCTGGTCCCAATCGCTTTCAAAGTATTGTTCCAAGAAATTGCGATCGCTGATGTAACCGACCTCGGCGATGAATTCCCAGCCGCTGTTGAACGTGTGACGGTGTTGAAGCCAGGACTTGCCACGCCAAGTCTTTTCCGGCGTCAAGTCACGGCGGTCCTGCCCCAGGGTGTCCAGGCCCGTGTCGTGAATCAGATAGCCGTCGGTTTGTCCACGAACATGTCCGGGGATGCCAAAGAAGCTGGTGCGGTCATACGTGGTGCGGGTGCCAAACGCCGGGCCACGGTCACTGAGGTAGTCCGTTTTGATGCGCACATCGACGCCGTCCGGGGCCGAGTCGTATCCCAGCAGTTGGAACAGGTCCCATTCCAACATGACCTGTGTTCCGAAGATGTCATCGTTCTTGAAATTGGCCCCGGTCAGATACAACGGCGGCTTGCGGATGCTGGCGCTTAAACGCGGCCAATAGAAAACCGGAACGCTGCCGAAGTAAATGAAGTTGTCGCGGCTGGAAACGTACGAATCGGTCGCCTGGATCGTTTGATTGGTGATCGGGTCGACGGTGGTCCGCAAACGCTGGCGAAATGACAATTGATCGCTTTGCAGCCAATAGCGCGGCACGCCCAGACGGCTGGTCGTCACCGCGGCACCGAACGCTTGGAAATTGCCTTCGGCGACCTGCTGCAGCACATCCGCTTTCAATCGCACCACGCCCTGGTAATCGGGAATCGTGCTGATGGCTTCGGCGTCCAGCACCATCCCGGTTTCCTGGGTCACGTTGTAATACATCGATTCGGCATAGATGATCCGGTCTCCTTGCCGAAACACGATGTCGCCTTCCAGATACAGCTCCAAATCATGGGACGTCATGTCAGCGCGGCCTTGCATCAAATCATTCAGCAAGGGCGTCCACGCGACGATGCGATGGGCGGACAACGAGATCGTGCCGAGGTCCAGAAACTGTCCGCCGGGTAACTGGGCTTGGACGTCGCGGATCAGAACGGTGGCTCCACCGCGGGCGACCCAGACCTCTTCCCCCAAGGCCGGACGCGGAACGTTTTGAATCGAAAGTGGGGCGGCGGGATTGCGTGAAACAAACTCGATTTCGTGTCGACCGTCGGCCGAGAAAATTCGAAATTGTCCTTCGCCGTTTTGAATTCGCGGCGCATCGGGCAGCGTCGTCTGGTTCGGCACCGGGGTGCCCACGCCGGGCGTGCCCGGAAAACTTGTGGCCGGGGGCGGCACCAATGTGGGCCCGAACATCTGGTCCGGCAGCGAATCGGGAACCGGAAGCGGCGATGCGTATTGGGCTTGCCGAACCCCACCGTCGCCCGTTCCCGAGCCTTCGGCGGGCGATTCCGAATGACCTGCCAGACGAAGATCACCCTGGTTGGATGACGATTGAGGCAATCGTACGTCGGGCCAACCACCGGGAAGGTGTGACGCCAATGCGGGCAGGTTTTGCGGCACCGGGATCGGAGTAGGCGATTGAATTTGGGGTTCCAATGCCGAATAAATCACGCCCGAAAGCGGACCCGTTTGCCCGCCTTTGCCGTCGGAAACACCAGAAATTACGAATCGCGTTCGGACGCGCCCGGGCGGACCATCGACGACCAACAGCACCTGATCGCACAGATAGATGCGGTCTTCGAACATCAGTCGACAATTGTCTCGCAGCCAGCTGATGTCGGCCCCGCCGCGATTCCATTTGGCGATTCGGTCGCCATCGACTCGGGGCGGCTGTCGCGAGATTTGTGGTGCCGATTCATCCGTGGTCGCCGCGTCGGATGCCGGGAATTGGGCGGTCGCGGTTCGGGACGCGGGACCGATGCCTGAGAGTGCCAGCATCAACCCGCAGATCAGGGTCAATGCGGTTGAAAGCCGTCGTCGGACCTGCGCAGCAGACATCCCGGTCCGGATCTGCTTCCTGCATCCGAAACGGGCGAGACATTCAGCGGTGGCATCCGTGCCGACCAAGGGGGCAGACTTTCCGATCAAAACTATGGTGTTTGACACCGGGATGAACGGTCGAAGTCTACGAAAGCCGATCTGGGAATCACAAGTCAGATCGCTGGGGAGGCCCGACGAGTTTCACGGGCATTTTCCAAGGGCCGAGTTAGGACGTTTTGGGGGTCACGTCGGTGGCCGAATCAGACTGGGGATTTGCCGTGGAATCGGCTTCCACCGGCGATGAAGTCGGTTCCGAATCAGTCGTTTGTTCGGCGGTGGATCCGTGGTTGCTGTCGCCCGATTCCGATGGCCCCGTCGCATCACCGTTCTCGTCGGCTTCGTCCACCGCCTCGGCTTCCCAGGGGTCGACCCATTCACCCCATTGCCCCAGATAGTCCTGATAGGCCTGGCAATCGGCGGCACGTTGTTGGATGAAATCCTTGGCCTGCTGGACCAATTCGATCTCTTGTTCCAGTGTCAACTTGCCGGTCAAAACCATGCACCGGAGAAAGACAAAGTACGTGTCCAAGACGTCACAGCGACAGTAGTCGCTGATTTCCATCTTGCCGCCTTCGTCGTATTTCTGTTGGACCGCTTCGCCGTTCAAGCCCATCTTGCCGGGCTTGCCCAACAACTGTGCCGCCAAGTTCAATCCACCGTTCAATCGTGCGGCGCCGAAATTGGTCAACAGGTCCTGCAGGTCCAAATGGGCTTCGCTGTTGAAACGGTTGCGCAGGGCTTTGTAACCGGAACCGGAAAACCATTTTGCCAGCGAGATGCCGTAACGAAATGCCGCCATTTCCATGATCGGCAGATCGAACGATCGTCCGTTGAAGGTGATCCAGGTGGGCCGACGGTACATGTCCCACCCCTTCCAAAAATTCGCCGTGATCACATGACTGCGGAAATGGGGTTCGTCAAGTGAAACCAAATCCAGCATCCGAAATTCCGCGTCCAGTTTGGCGATGACCACCGCGATCGGGATTTGAAAGGTATGCGGGATGAACGTCGTTCCGGACTTTTCGAAGATTTCCGATTGATACCTCGTGATCGCTTCGGCCGGCGTCAGCCCTTCGCCGGGGTATCGGACTTTGGCAATCAGATCGCCATCGGCCACGCTTTCGACATCAAATACTAGGTAGGTGACCGATTGCGTCATGCCGTCGTCGCTGGATTGAAAGCTGTCGAAATTTGTCGCCCGCTGCTTCGGCCACCGGTGCACGCTGCTGGGTGACGACGCGGGGTTGCTTCCACACGGGATTGGCGTCCAATTTAACGCCGGTGCGGATAAATTCTACCAATGCCCCGGTTGAACCGCGTCCACGCCGCTCTTTCCGAATCGCCAATTGTCACCGAACGATTTATCCCCATGCAAATCAATCGCCAACGCCTGCTGGATCGCTTTCTGCGTTACGTCCAAATCGACACGCCGGCGGATCCGCACAGCAAGACATACCCCAGCACCGAGGCGCAGCGTGACTTGGCGGTAGTGCTGGCCGAAGAATTGCGTGCCATGTCGGCCGAAGATGTTCAGATCGACGACAACGCTTTGGTCTGGGCGACCGTACCCGCCGTCGGCGATTCCGGCAATGTTCCGACGATAGCGTTGGTCGCCCACATGGATGTCTCACCCGAGGCACCGGCCACGTCGGTCAAGCCGCAGGTGATCGAGTCCTACGCCGGCGGCGATATTCCACTTCCCGCGGGAAATGTGATCACGGTCGATGGCTGTCCGGACCTGAAAGACATGGTGTCGCAGACTTTGATCACCACCGACGGCACCACATTGCTTGGCGGTGATGATAAAGCCGGGGTGGCGATCATCATGGAATTGGCACACACGCTGATCGAAAATCCATCGTTGCCACGCGGTCCGATTCGGTTGTTGTTCACCTGTGACGAAGAAATCGGTCACGGAACCGATAAGATCGACCTGGACAAACTTGGGGCCGATGTGGCCTACACCATCGACGGTGGCGGAGCGGACGTGTTGGATGTCGAAACATTCTCGGCCGATGGGGCGACGGTCCGTTTCACCGGACACAACATTCACCCGGCAATCGCGAAGGATCGCATGATCAACGCGATGCGCCCGGTCGCGGAATTCGTCGCGAGATTGCCCAAAGATCACTGCACCCCGGAAACCACCGACGGTCGCGAAGGCTTCATTCACGCCCATGACATGAAGGCGCGAACGGGCGAAGGCACCGTCGAACTGATTTTACGTTCGTTCGACACCGCTGATTTGGAAGAATACGCCAAGCTGATCCGACGAATCGCCGCCGAAGTGGCTGCCGATCATCCGGGCATCGAATATGAGGTCAGTGTTTATCGACAGTATCGCAATCTGGCCGACGGGCTGAAAAAGTTGCCCGAATCCGTGACTCTGGCCGAAAAAGCGTTTCAGAATCTGGGGCGAACCTGCACCAAAGCGATCATTCGTGGCGGCACCGATGGAAGCCAGTTGACCGAAAAAGGATTGCCGACGCCGAACCTGTCCAGCGGCCAGCACAATATCCACAGCGTGACGGAATTTGCGTGCCTGGATGAAATGGTCGCCGCCACCGAGCACTTGGTCGAATTGGCGAAATTGTGGGGATCGATTCGTCGCTAGCGGGATCCCCGGTCGCTGTGAACCAGGATTTTGGGGCAGCAGGGATGTGTCGGTCGGCTTTCTTCGGGACTACGGTAAACCGTCCGACTGCGGTAAATTTTTTCGCGGTCGCGTGCATTCCTTTTCGCGAATGCATTGTCCCATACGAATTTCCAACGGAGCCCATCGCCATGCGATCCTTCACCGGTCCCCTGACTTTGTCCGCGTTCGGTTTGTTAACGGTCTTGGCGTCGTCCCCGGTTTTGGCCGATGACGCGGCGACAAAGACGACTGAAAAAATCAACGTTCTTAACGAAGCCCAACTGACGGTGCCCGCGGCGTTCAAAAAATCACCGCCCAAATCGCGGATCGTCGAAGCCGAGTTTGTCGCCACCGATGGCAAGGGTGATGACGAAGTGACCGCCCGTGTTTATGGCATGGCCAGTGGCGGTGGCTTGGAACCGAACATCGCCCGCTGGAAAGGTCAATTCAGCGAAAGCCCCGAAGGTGCGTTCAAGCGTGAAGCGATGAAGCTGGGCGATTGGCAAGTCGTGATCGTCGACCACGCTGGTTCGTTCAGCGAACGCATGGGCGGTGGTCCCTTTGCGGGTGGCCGAATGGTCAAACGCGAAGATTACGCGATGACCGGCGCTATTCTGCAAAGCCCTAAAGGGCGCTTGTATTTCGTCAAGATGATCGGGCCGGCCAAAGTCGTTCAGGCCAATCGTGATGACTTTGTCAAAATGATCAAAAGCCTGGATGCATCCTGATCGGGAATACCCTTTCAGTTTTTGTCTGTGATCAACGCCCTTGTCGCTACGCTGAACCTTTCGTTGCAAACGGATGCACCGGATATTGCATGAACATTCAATCTTTGCTTGAGCATCACGGTATCTCTCGCAATCCTTTTGCCGAGGAAGACGCGCAGACCGACCAGGTTTTCAAGGAACACTGCATCAGCAGTGCCTACCATCCGGTCTGGGACAAGGTGTACGGGGACCCGGCCGAACCATCCACGGCGATCGTGTTCGGACCGAAGGGCAGCGGGAAAACGGCGATGCGGTTGCAAGTCGACCGACATCTGGCCCGCTACAACGCCCAGCATCCCGAACAACGTGTGTTCGTGATTCGCTATGACGACTTCAATCCGTTTCTGGATCACTTCAGCGAACGGATGAGTCGGCGGGTGGCACGCAAGCCGGAAAAGGTCCTGGATGCATGGCGATTGTGGGACCACATGGACGCGATTTTGTGCATCGGTGTGACCAGCCTGGTCGACCGAGTGCTGGCGATCGGATCGACTCGTGAAGACGCCTCCAGCGAAGACGCAATCACCACCGCCCATTTGGCGAAACTGGACCGTACCGCAGCCCGCGATTTTCTGTTGTTGGCGATGGCGTACGATCAATCCACCGCGTCGACGTCGGTGGGGCGATGGAGTCAATTGCGAAAGAAACTGTCGTTTTCCAACTGGTTGGCTTTGTGGGACGTGTCCCTGGCAATGATCGGTACCATCGTCGCCGTGGTCCTGACGGGATACCTGTTCATGCGGCAAAACGGTGGCGAGGACGGTGGTCGCAGCCTGACCATTCTGTGGCTGGCCCCGGCGTTGGCTTTGCTGTTTTCATCGCCTTTTTTGTGGCGATGGATCAAGTGTCACTTTGCCGCGATGGGCATCCGCCGTCATATGCGGGTCGGCAAACGCGAAGTCGGATCGCTTCGCACGGTGCTGTTGCGGTTCCCGCGACGCGAGTTGGCCAACCAGCCGATTCCTCGCTACGACCGCACCGATGATCGCTATGAACTGTTGAACAAGTTTCAAGGTTTGATCGAACGTTTGGGCTATCGCGGTATCATCGTGCTGATGGACCGCGTGGACGAACCACATTTGACCGGCGGCAAACAGGAACTGATGAAGCGATTCGTCTGGCCGATGCTGGACAACAAATTGCTGAAGCAGCCCGGCATCGGATTCAAGCTGATGTTGCCTCAAGAACTGTACCGGGATGTGGAACGCGAAAACCGCGATTTCCACGAACGGGCCCGATTGGACAAGCAGAACGTGGTGCCCTCGTTCGCTTGGACCGGTGAATCGCTGTACGACTTGGCGCGTGCCCGCATGATGGCGTGCGCCGCCGAAGGTGCATCGCCGGAACCGAAGGATTTGTTCGCCGACGACCTGTCGTACAACCGAATGTTGACCGCGTTTCAATCGCTGCGGGTACCCCGGCACCTGTTCCGGTTCCTGTATCGGGTGTTGGTCGAACACTGCAACAAACACACCGATTCGGTCCCCGAATTTCGTGTACGCGCGGAGACCTTTGAAACGACCTTAGCCGTCTATCAACGCGAAGCCGAGCTGGGCGGCTAGACGGTCAGTCCCGATTGTCCGTCCCAGCGAACGAAGCCTTCGATGGCGGCATATTCGGCCAGTCCCAACGTGTCGTACTTGGCCGCGGTGTCTGCGTTTCTTGATTCGGCGCGTTCCCAGAACTCCCGCATGTCGGACCCCGGGAACAACGCACGGTCTTTCTGCGATTCGTGTTTGAAAATCGCATTGCGTTTTCGTTTGACTTCGGCCGGGCTAAGCGGCACGGCCATCTCAATACGTTCGACCGGCCATTCTTGCCAGGCTCCGCGGTACAACCAGACTTGGCTATCGGAATACCATTCATCGTGTTGGCACTGCAGGCACGACTGCAGCACTGCACGCAAGCACGTGCGGTGGGTGCCATGCGGATCGGAAAGATCGCCTGCGGTGTAGATCAGATGAGGGCGGACGCGACGCATCAGGTCGACGGTCAGCCGGATGTCGTCTTGAGAAAGCGGTTTTTTGCGGACCCGACCGGTTTGATAGAACGGCAAATTCAAAAAGTGAAGTTGTTCATCGGGAACGCCACAGCATCGTGCCCCTTCGCGTGCTTCGCCGCGTCGAATCAGTGCTTTGATACGTTGAACGGGTTCACTGTCGACTTGGCCGGGGTTCTTGTTCCGCAAAAATTCATCGACGTGCGATTCCAACTCGTCCAGGCCTTCGGCTCGAATTTCAAACTCACGACAAAAGTCGCCGGCGAACTCTGCGAATCGCAAGGCGTCGTCGTCGAACACCGCGATATTGCCGGACGTTTGGTAAGCGATGTGGA
Coding sequences within:
- a CDS encoding MATE family efflux transporter — protein: MKSMEKDAAVPTEFTDQVQQVHESSELIDVVSPTGEVRSGDVAPDPGDPSTDTLGQAMAEVIRVAMPLMISTGTFSVVLFADRTFLLWYDGAAMSASMAAGNLFWTLICVPVGVSGMTGAVVSQYVGSRQREMIGRFLWQVVWFALATLPLFGLIGTLAPTLFSLTGQPAGLIELESAYLRLLMWGAGGIVLESGLSGFFAGTERTHVIMWASIASGVVNLVLDWMFIFGMNMGPLQIEAMGIIGAGWASLISFWFKGGLFAFLLARPKFQESYRILAGISFDPALIRKLLFFGLPSGLMSLTEAAGFTAIVLQIGQLGDLPLRATTMAINFNMIAYVPLVGVAIAASVLVGRHLTESGPSRAVKSVAGALSIGWIYSMVWAVLYLAFPDQLLALYQWGDASEDSMVAISLARNLLGFVAIYVIVDATQLIVAGSLRGAGDTWFVLLSGLFASIIACSIGIVFEPETGRLTWWWWVVTGWVFLLAASMVGRFLQGRWKSMRMV
- a CDS encoding diacylglycerol kinase gives rise to the protein MTDPHSRSTWRQKFADASRGIGVAVRGQKSFWVHFPAGILVLMTAFALRLPATSMAILWLTVGVVIAAEVANSAFEALVHTVHPSFDPRIGRALDMAAGAVLVLSIAAVAVGICLLGWPLWKFVVGVAAA
- a CDS encoding LPS-assembly protein LptD is translated as MSAAQVRRRLSTALTLICGLMLALSGIGPASRTATAQFPASDAATTDESAPQISRQPPRVDGDRIAKWNRGGADISWLRDNCRLMFEDRIYLCDQVLLVVDGPPGRVRTRFVISGVSDGKGGQTGPLSGVIYSALEPQIQSPTPIPVPQNLPALASHLPGGWPDVRLPQSSSNQGDLRLAGHSESPAEGSGTGDGGVRQAQYASPLPVPDSLPDQMFGPTLVPPPATSFPGTPGVGTPVPNQTTLPDAPRIQNGEGQFRIFSADGRHEIEFVSRNPAAPLSIQNVPRPALGEEVWVARGGATVLIRDVQAQLPGGQFLDLGTISLSAHRIVAWTPLLNDLMQGRADMTSHDLELYLEGDIVFRQGDRIIYAESMYYNVTQETGMVLDAEAISTIPDYQGVVRLKADVLQQVAEGNFQAFGAAVTTSRLGVPRYWLQSDQLSFRQRLRTTVDPITNQTIQATDSYVSSRDNFIYFGSVPVFYWPRLSASIRKPPLYLTGANFKNDDIFGTQVMLEWDLFQLLGYDSAPDGVDVRIKTDYLSDRGPAFGTRTTYDRTSFFGIPGHVRGQTDGYLIHDTGLDTLGQDRRDLTPEKTWRGKSWLQHRHTFNSGWEFIAEVGYISDRNFLEQYFESDWDQQKDYTTGARLRRYGGSQLLDLSVEARVNDFFKETQQLPVLEHYAIGLSPLGNALTWTMNNKVGYVDLNIADTPVDPVEAASMTTLPGEVDAQGLIASTRHELSVPLDLGPLNLSPFVGGDATYFGEDINGDSLTRLTGQAGVRASLPMYRIDPTIQSALLNVRGLAHKIEWVGEYFYADSDANFDDLPYYDSLDDNAQEQFRRRFIIDQFGGVLPAQFDPRDYGFRQGIQRYVTSPSDVVVADQQQIRLGVHQRFQTRRGLPGRERITDILRLDIDTILMPDADRDNYGETVGPTTYDASFHLGDRVSLLSDGYIDFFDDGLRSISGGIRMSRPGLGDVYAGLINIDGPVTSTALRTSLDYRLNEKWIVRAGSTYDFADVGNVGQTIGLTRIGESFLTGFEVTVDAGRENVGFNFFVLPRFFPTGRGRVGGQLIPPPGVEGLE
- a CDS encoding 3'-5' exonuclease; translated protein: MTQSVTYLVFDVESVADGDLIAKVRYPGEGLTPAEAITRYQSEIFEKSGTTFIPHTFQIPIAVVIAKLDAEFRMLDLVSLDEPHFRSHVITANFWKGWDMYRRPTWITFNGRSFDLPIMEMAAFRYGISLAKWFSGSGYKALRNRFNSEAHLDLQDLLTNFGAARLNGGLNLAAQLLGKPGKMGLNGEAVQQKYDEGGKMEISDYCRCDVLDTYFVFLRCMVLTGKLTLEQEIELVQQAKDFIQQRAADCQAYQDYLGQWGEWVDPWEAEAVDEADENGDATGPSESGDSNHGSTAEQTTDSEPTSSPVEADSTANPQSDSATDVTPKTS
- the pepT gene encoding peptidase T; the protein is MQINRQRLLDRFLRYVQIDTPADPHSKTYPSTEAQRDLAVVLAEELRAMSAEDVQIDDNALVWATVPAVGDSGNVPTIALVAHMDVSPEAPATSVKPQVIESYAGGDIPLPAGNVITVDGCPDLKDMVSQTLITTDGTTLLGGDDKAGVAIIMELAHTLIENPSLPRGPIRLLFTCDEEIGHGTDKIDLDKLGADVAYTIDGGGADVLDVETFSADGATVRFTGHNIHPAIAKDRMINAMRPVAEFVARLPKDHCTPETTDGREGFIHAHDMKARTGEGTVELILRSFDTADLEEYAKLIRRIAAEVAADHPGIEYEVSVYRQYRNLADGLKKLPESVTLAEKAFQNLGRTCTKAIIRGGTDGSQLTEKGLPTPNLSSGQHNIHSVTEFACLDEMVAATEHLVELAKLWGSIRR